A single genomic interval of Roseibium sp. HPY-6 harbors:
- a CDS encoding metalloregulator ArsR/SmtB family transcription factor, whose product MDRAFHALGDSTRRQIISMLARDGAQSANQLHTPFNVAQPTISKHLKVLETAGLVRREITGRVHLFHLETAPLQQAEDWISSHRTFWEGTLRRLEQFVHMTAKVDGET is encoded by the coding sequence ATGGATCGTGCCTTTCACGCGCTTGGAGACAGCACACGGCGCCAGATCATTTCCATGCTAGCCAGAGACGGGGCACAATCCGCAAACCAGTTGCATACGCCCTTCAATGTCGCCCAACCCACGATCTCCAAGCACCTGAAAGTGCTTGAGACGGCTGGCCTCGTTCGCCGCGAAATCACTGGACGGGTGCACCTCTTCCATCTTGAAACCGCACCGTTGCAGCAGGCTGAGGACTGGATCTCCAGCCACCGCACCTTCTGGGAAGGCACGCTTCGCCGTCTGGAGCAATTCGTACACATGACAGCAAAAGTAGACGGAGAAACATGA
- a CDS encoding metalloregulator ArsR/SmtB family transcription factor, which produces MEGIVLIYASGHLLIDSRVKAAELTARGLCRHSRTTIDKIINIEIFRFMDIEQSIAALNNPTRRKILEWLKDRTNFPPALPEHTGLDGVCVGYIQEKAGLSQSTISNYMGLLKQAGFVVAERHGQWTFYRRDEKKIQAFLQAVQNELLKD; this is translated from the coding sequence ATGGAAGGCATTGTACTCATTTATGCTTCCGGGCACTTGCTGATTGACTCGCGGGTAAAGGCAGCAGAATTGACTGCACGCGGACTCTGCCGGCACTCTAGAACAACTATTGACAAAATAATAAATATCGAGATATTTCGATTTATGGACATTGAGCAATCGATTGCCGCCCTTAACAATCCAACGCGGCGAAAAATATTGGAATGGCTGAAGGATCGTACAAATTTTCCGCCAGCCCTGCCCGAACACACGGGTCTGGACGGTGTTTGCGTCGGCTACATTCAGGAGAAAGCAGGGCTCTCGCAGTCCACTATCTCCAACTACATGGGGCTCTTGAAACAGGCCGGATTTGTCGTGGCGGAACGTCACGGTCAGTGGACATTTTACAGGCGTGACGAAAAGAAAATTCAGGCGTTTTTGCAAGCTGTTCAAAACGAGCTACTAAAGGACTGA
- the maiA gene encoding maleylacetoacetate isomerase, with amino-acid sequence MARTATLYDYWRSSASYRVRIALNLLSIPADLRAVNLLTGDHRSASYLDQNPQGLLPTLEIDGKQLTQSLAIIEYLHVTTPGSKLLPDSADGQYHVRRLSDAIAMEIHPVCNLSVAQRVVDLTGGGDDVKVDWMRHFISKGLSAFEKLLEATEGPFCFGENPTMADCCLIPQLYNAERWGVDVSGFQRISEAARSAGALTAFQNAHPDAVGAPQA; translated from the coding sequence ATGGCACGCACGGCAACCCTTTATGACTACTGGCGTTCCTCGGCCAGTTACCGCGTGCGCATTGCCTTGAACCTTCTCTCAATTCCTGCCGATCTTCGTGCCGTTAATCTGTTGACCGGGGATCACAGATCGGCAAGCTATCTCGATCAGAACCCTCAGGGTCTGTTGCCAACGCTTGAGATCGACGGCAAGCAGTTAACACAATCTCTCGCCATCATCGAATACCTGCACGTGACGACACCCGGTTCAAAGCTTCTGCCGGATTCGGCTGACGGCCAGTATCACGTGCGCCGGCTTTCCGACGCGATTGCCATGGAGATCCATCCTGTCTGCAATCTAAGCGTTGCGCAGCGCGTCGTGGATCTCACGGGCGGTGGTGACGATGTCAAGGTCGACTGGATGCGACACTTCATTTCCAAAGGGTTGAGTGCATTCGAAAAGTTGCTGGAGGCCACGGAGGGACCATTTTGTTTCGGAGAAAACCCGACCATGGCCGATTGCTGCCTGATCCCGCAGCTCTACAACGCGGAACGATGGGGGGTCGACGTTTCCGGTTTCCAGCGAATAAGCGAAGCAGCACGTAGCGCCGGTGCCCTGACCGCTTTTCAAAACGCCCATCCTGACGCGGTCGGAGCACCGCAGGCGTAG
- a CDS encoding proline racemase family protein: MRVIDSHTAGEPTRVVIEGGPDLGPGSLVERAARLEADHLDFCASVVLEPRGHDAIIGALLLPPSRDDCAASVIFFNNLQNLGMCGHASIGLGATLAYLDQIGPGVHKLETPVGVVEILLQDANTVSVTNVESYRHLKDVTVEVDGIGAVTGDVAWGGNWFFLVKESPIDLVPQNIRPLTDLTLKIRKSLEENGITGAEGAWIDHIEVFGPPVSASADSRNFVLCPGGAYDRSPCGTGCSSKLACLAEDGLLAPGQEWVQESVIGSTYRASYQKGAGSNIIPTITGQAFVTSDATLNFDPADPYRTGIRF, from the coding sequence ATGCGCGTGATCGACAGTCATACAGCAGGTGAACCGACCCGGGTGGTGATCGAAGGCGGACCGGATCTCGGACCGGGATCCCTGGTGGAACGCGCCGCGCGCCTTGAGGCGGATCACCTGGATTTCTGTGCCTCTGTCGTTCTCGAACCGCGCGGTCACGATGCCATCATCGGCGCACTCCTGCTGCCACCATCCCGGGACGACTGCGCCGCGTCGGTCATCTTTTTCAACAACCTTCAGAACCTGGGCATGTGCGGGCATGCTTCCATCGGCCTTGGTGCGACCCTTGCCTATCTGGACCAGATCGGCCCTGGAGTGCACAAGCTCGAGACACCTGTCGGCGTTGTCGAGATCCTGCTCCAGGATGCCAACACTGTTTCCGTCACAAATGTTGAAAGCTATCGCCACCTGAAGGATGTCACCGTCGAAGTTGACGGCATTGGCGCAGTCACCGGTGATGTCGCCTGGGGCGGCAACTGGTTTTTTCTTGTCAAGGAAAGCCCGATAGACCTTGTCCCGCAGAATATCCGGCCGCTCACCGATCTGACCCTGAAGATCCGCAAATCCCTGGAGGAAAATGGGATCACGGGTGCGGAAGGGGCCTGGATCGATCACATTGAGGTTTTCGGCCCTCCGGTCAGCGCGAGCGCCGACAGCCGCAATTTTGTTCTCTGTCCCGGCGGGGCCTATGACCGGTCACCCTGCGGCACGGGATGTTCGTCGAAGCTGGCCTGCCTTGCGGAAGACGGGTTGCTGGCACCCGGACAGGAGTGGGTTCAGGAAAGCGTCATCGGCAGCACATACAGAGCCAGTTATCAAAAGGGCGCCGGTTCAAACATCATCCCGACGATTACGGGACAGGCGTTTGTCACTTCGGATGCTACCCTCAATTTTGATCCTGCGGATCCCTATCGCACAGGCATACGTTTTTAG
- a CDS encoding NADH:flavin oxidoreductase/NADH oxidase family protein, translating into MKSATGEAPTELGQQLRLPCGVILKNRLVKAAMSDSLGDGAGNPTEHQIKLYQRWAEGGAALALVGEMQIGPHYPEKPGNLVLGPDADLSALKRLTEQGSVSGAQIWPQLGHAGALAYSPVSAPKGPSPLHVEGLQCDGLTLEEIEELPHAYASAALLAKKIGFGGVQIHAGHGFLLSQFLSPLFNKRSDPYGGSIDNRFRIVGKILEAVRNKVGPDFPVGIKINSTDKLVGGLGEEEALDVVRLLDETTVDLIDISGGTYFPGAASSSDGVRVKGPYFADFARRAKRVTSVPIMLTGGFKTRAGAVAAVKGGLADAVGLARSMVLEPELPNIWLKEASSDPVFPVFNAPQEGAVTAWYTMRLAALGEENEHNFELSAEEALEIYERRDAERVALWLKRFGRVSKSSTG; encoded by the coding sequence GTGAAGAGTGCTACTGGAGAGGCGCCCACTGAGCTTGGGCAACAGCTGCGGCTGCCGTGCGGTGTCATCCTTAAAAACAGGCTGGTAAAGGCGGCGATGTCCGACTCGCTAGGCGATGGCGCGGGCAATCCGACAGAACATCAGATCAAGCTTTATCAACGTTGGGCCGAGGGCGGCGCAGCGCTGGCTCTAGTTGGTGAAATGCAAATTGGTCCGCATTATCCCGAAAAGCCCGGCAATCTTGTTCTTGGACCAGATGCGGATTTGTCGGCGCTCAAGCGACTTACGGAACAGGGATCCGTTTCCGGCGCGCAAATCTGGCCGCAGCTTGGCCATGCGGGCGCGCTTGCCTATTCACCTGTCAGCGCGCCGAAAGGCCCGTCTCCTCTCCATGTTGAAGGGCTTCAGTGTGACGGTTTGACCCTTGAGGAGATCGAGGAACTGCCGCATGCCTACGCATCAGCTGCGTTGCTTGCCAAGAAAATCGGATTTGGCGGTGTTCAAATCCATGCAGGCCATGGATTTCTGCTCAGCCAGTTTTTGTCACCGCTCTTTAACAAAAGATCAGACCCCTATGGCGGTTCGATCGACAACCGGTTTCGCATCGTCGGTAAAATCCTGGAAGCTGTCCGCAATAAAGTCGGTCCGGACTTTCCGGTCGGCATAAAGATCAATTCGACTGACAAACTGGTCGGAGGTTTGGGCGAGGAAGAAGCGCTGGATGTCGTCCGCCTGCTTGATGAAACGACAGTAGATCTGATCGATATCAGTGGAGGCACCTATTTCCCGGGTGCCGCTTCAAGCAGCGATGGTGTGCGCGTGAAGGGACCTTACTTCGCGGACTTCGCACGCCGCGCCAAAAGGGTAACCAGCGTCCCGATTATGCTGACGGGAGGGTTCAAAACACGGGCGGGGGCGGTGGCGGCTGTCAAGGGAGGCTTAGCAGATGCTGTCGGACTCGCGCGGTCCATGGTTCTGGAGCCGGAGCTGCCCAATATCTGGCTGAAGGAAGCCAGTTCTGATCCGGTGTTTCCTGTCTTCAATGCGCCACAAGAAGGCGCCGTTACGGCGTGGTACACAATGAGGCTGGCAGCGCTTGGGGAAGAGAACGAACACAACTTCGAACTGAGCGCAGAAGAGGCTTTGGAAATCTACGAGCGGCGGGACGCCGAACGAGTGGCGCTCTGGTTAAAGCGCTTCGGCAGGGTGTCGAAATCTTCGACTGGCTAA
- a CDS encoding dihydrodipicolinate synthase family protein gives MTKNVFSGLMPALMTPCLPDRRPDYDALVAKGQELIATGMSAVVYCGSMGDWPLLTDTQRMEGVERLVKAGVPVVVGTGAVNTKSAVAHAAHAAKVGALGLMVIPRVLSRGSSAAAQRSHFSAILSAAATLPAVIYNSPYYGFATRADLFFELRKAFPNLVGFKEFGGKADLRYAAENITSQDDDVTLMVGVDTAVLHGYVNCGATGAITGIGNAIPKEVLHLVRLCEKAAEGHVEARQRAQELEEAMAVLSSFDEGPDLVLYYKHLMVLNGEDAYRLHFNETDELTDAQRNYVEAQYTLFKGWYADWSRQGGVIAECA, from the coding sequence ATGACCAAGAACGTTTTTTCCGGCCTGATGCCGGCTCTCATGACCCCTTGCCTGCCGGATCGTAGACCAGACTACGACGCGCTTGTTGCCAAGGGGCAGGAATTGATCGCTACCGGTATGTCGGCGGTCGTCTATTGCGGCTCGATGGGGGACTGGCCGCTTCTTACGGATACTCAACGCATGGAAGGCGTCGAGAGGCTTGTGAAGGCGGGTGTTCCCGTTGTCGTCGGTACGGGTGCGGTGAACACCAAATCGGCAGTTGCCCATGCCGCTCATGCTGCCAAAGTCGGTGCGCTTGGTCTGATGGTTATTCCACGGGTGCTGTCGCGCGGGAGTTCAGCCGCGGCGCAGCGCAGCCATTTCAGCGCAATCCTTTCTGCCGCAGCTACGCTGCCAGCGGTGATCTACAACAGCCCCTATTACGGCTTTGCGACACGCGCGGACCTTTTCTTCGAGCTTCGCAAGGCGTTTCCGAACCTCGTTGGATTCAAGGAATTCGGCGGCAAGGCAGACTTGCGCTATGCCGCCGAGAACATCACCTCCCAGGACGATGATGTGACCCTGATGGTTGGCGTCGATACGGCTGTTCTGCATGGTTATGTCAATTGCGGCGCAACCGGTGCTATTACCGGTATCGGCAACGCAATTCCGAAAGAAGTGCTCCATCTGGTAAGGTTGTGCGAGAAGGCGGCCGAAGGGCATGTTGAGGCGCGTCAGCGCGCCCAAGAACTAGAAGAGGCCATGGCGGTACTGTCCAGTTTTGACGAGGGCCCGGATCTCGTTCTTTACTACAAGCACCTGATGGTACTGAACGGCGAAGACGCCTACCGCCTTCATTTCAACGAGACCGATGAACTGACCGACGCGCAGCGTAACTACGTTGAGGCGCAATATACGCTCTTCAAGGGGTGGTATGCCGATTGGTCCCGCCAAGGAGGAGTGATTGCCGAATGCGCGTGA
- a CDS encoding SRPBCC domain-containing protein has protein sequence MTEASIPLVVRRTIEASRERLFSAFTNSQTLTCWFTPSPNISVEALKYEFEPGGRFHLRYEMPDGRKPCVAGVFKEIEPARLIVMTWEWQAPDPLENVPMMVTFRFLEAGDATEVVVIHEGIPSDQACTIHAEGWEGTLTILGNFIRQETEQ, from the coding sequence ATGACAGAGGCTTCGATTCCGTTGGTTGTCCGGCGCACCATTGAGGCCTCCAGGGAACGCCTCTTCAGCGCGTTCACAAATTCACAAACTCTGACGTGCTGGTTCACACCAAGCCCGAATATCAGTGTTGAAGCCTTGAAGTATGAATTCGAACCGGGCGGCCGGTTTCACCTGCGCTATGAAATGCCGGATGGACGAAAACCTTGTGTCGCAGGCGTTTTCAAGGAAATCGAACCAGCCCGGCTGATCGTGATGACCTGGGAGTGGCAAGCGCCCGATCCGCTTGAAAACGTTCCCATGATGGTCACCTTTCGCTTCCTGGAAGCCGGCGACGCCACCGAAGTTGTCGTTATCCACGAAGGCATCCCGTCTGATCAGGCGTGCACCATCCACGCCGAAGGCTGGGAAGGCACACTGACAATTCTTGGAAACTTCATTCGCCAGGAGACCGAGCAATGA
- a CDS encoding dihydrofolate reductase family protein, which translates to MRKIAALTFVTLDGVMQAPSMPEEDRSGDFDHGGWAAPYWEGVMEQVQAEAMAEPYDMLFGRKTYQLFAGHWPEVDDSPVADRMNRARKYVVTSSTKPLTWSNSHAITGDVAQAIANLKAQSGPLLQIHGSWQLIQFLLARKLIDEFRLWTFPAVVGSGKRLFDKGAPECKLKLVKSTACANGAVMSIYQRG; encoded by the coding sequence ATGAGAAAGATTGCGGCTTTGACGTTTGTAACGCTGGACGGCGTGATGCAGGCGCCCAGCATGCCTGAGGAAGATCGGAGTGGAGACTTTGACCACGGAGGCTGGGCGGCACCTTATTGGGAAGGCGTCATGGAACAGGTTCAGGCCGAAGCGATGGCCGAACCCTATGACATGCTGTTTGGACGCAAGACCTATCAGCTTTTCGCAGGTCATTGGCCAGAGGTTGATGACAGCCCGGTTGCCGACAGGATGAACAGGGCCAGGAAATATGTGGTGACCTCGTCGACCAAACCGCTGACCTGGAGCAATTCGCATGCGATTACGGGCGACGTTGCCCAGGCAATCGCAAACCTTAAGGCTCAGTCGGGCCCGCTCCTTCAGATCCACGGCAGTTGGCAACTCATCCAGTTTCTGCTTGCCCGCAAGCTGATCGACGAATTCCGCCTCTGGACCTTTCCGGCCGTAGTCGGCTCCGGCAAGCGCTTGTTTGATAAAGGTGCCCCTGAATGCAAGCTGAAACTCGTCAAGTCGACAGCGTGTGCGAACGGCGCGGTGATGAGCATTTACCAGCGCGGTTAG
- a CDS encoding GntR family transcriptional regulator — protein sequence MKLASMDISATASASSIVFDALRKAIIQGQLEEGEPLRQDEIARLFNTSRIPVREAISRLEEQGLVKTRRYKGAVVAALSPKETEEIFNLRALLEPEIIRNAIPRMTPALLEEAREKCTAFSSSQDPMAWGDLNRDFHETLYNASDLTFFKEIVHNAIDRVERQIRAQLVLSNGMKRAGREHDEIIDACAAGDADRAADLTRRHIDGAKVSLLKHLKEA from the coding sequence TTGAAACTGGCATCAATGGACATTTCTGCGACCGCCTCCGCCTCATCAATTGTCTTTGATGCGCTGCGCAAGGCCATCATTCAGGGGCAGCTCGAAGAGGGTGAGCCGCTGCGCCAGGACGAAATCGCCCGGCTTTTCAACACGAGCCGCATTCCGGTTCGCGAGGCAATTTCCCGGCTGGAAGAGCAAGGCCTTGTAAAGACAAGGCGCTACAAGGGTGCCGTCGTAGCGGCCCTTTCACCCAAAGAAACGGAAGAAATCTTCAATCTGCGAGCTCTTCTGGAACCGGAGATCATCCGCAACGCAATTCCGCGGATGACACCCGCGCTGCTTGAAGAGGCGCGTGAGAAATGTACGGCCTTCTCATCATCGCAGGATCCGATGGCGTGGGGCGATCTCAACCGCGACTTTCATGAGACGCTTTACAACGCGAGCGATCTGACTTTCTTCAAGGAGATCGTACACAATGCCATCGACCGGGTCGAACGACAAATCCGCGCGCAGCTGGTTCTATCGAACGGAATGAAGCGCGCCGGCCGCGAGCATGACGAGATCATCGATGCCTGCGCAGCCGGAGACGCGGACCGTGCCGCCGATCTGACACGCCGCCACATTGACGGCGCCAAGGTGTCACTCCTGAAACATTTGAAAGAAGCCTGA
- a CDS encoding glutathione S-transferase N-terminal domain-containing protein, with protein MIDFYTWTTPNGRKVSILLEELGIAYTAHSVDITNGEQHEPDFLKIAPNNRIPAIVDHETGVTMMETGAIMLYLAEKYGKFLPEGQARWPAIEWLMWQMGGLGPMLGQVHHFVKYNKGKSEYSEERYSTEARRLYRVLDTRLAERDFIAGDGRGEYSITDMACWPWISRFEWQEIDLGEFPNIKDWYMRIADRPAVQRGYQVPKYVTDIPMP; from the coding sequence GTGATTGATTTCTATACCTGGACGACTCCCAATGGCCGCAAGGTTTCGATCCTCCTGGAAGAGCTTGGCATCGCCTACACCGCGCACTCGGTGGACATCACCAATGGCGAGCAGCATGAGCCCGACTTTCTAAAAATTGCGCCGAACAACCGGATACCCGCGATTGTCGATCATGAGACCGGGGTCACAATGATGGAAACGGGCGCCATCATGCTTTATCTCGCTGAAAAATACGGGAAGTTCCTTCCCGAGGGACAGGCAAGGTGGCCCGCTATCGAATGGCTTATGTGGCAGATGGGCGGACTCGGCCCGATGCTCGGGCAGGTTCATCACTTCGTCAAATACAACAAGGGCAAATCCGAATATAGCGAGGAACGCTATTCCACGGAGGCGCGACGGCTCTATCGGGTTCTCGACACACGTCTTGCTGAGCGCGACTTCATCGCTGGTGACGGCAGGGGCGAATACTCGATCACAGACATGGCCTGCTGGCCCTGGATTTCACGCTTTGAGTGGCAGGAAATCGATCTTGGAGAGTTTCCGAATATCAAGGACTGGTACATGAGGATTGCGGACAGACCAGCCGTTCAGCGTGGCTACCAGGTCCCTAAATATGTGACAGACATCCCCATGCCCTAG
- a CDS encoding 3-keto-5-aminohexanoate cleavage protein codes for MTELPKILVAPNGARRQKSDHPAIPLDNDALIADCIRCAEAGAGGVHAHIRDAQGRHSLDPDLYKDLLARLDQALPGWFVQVTSESAGRYSAADQRNLIEVLRPKSVSVAIREFIPDPDDLTKARQSYHRARENDVRIQHICYSQTDLNWLTQLIENGTIPGNTHQVQLVLGSYDGSRKSRAEDIEEFIDPMLALKGSHAFDWMLCAFGHQETECLLTALKLGGKARIGFENSLWNRDGSLAKNNAERVEELVSLAAAEGIGV; via the coding sequence ATGACTGAACTTCCCAAAATTCTCGTTGCGCCGAACGGTGCACGAAGACAGAAATCCGACCATCCTGCCATTCCGCTCGACAATGACGCGCTGATTGCGGATTGCATCCGGTGCGCAGAGGCCGGAGCCGGTGGCGTTCATGCACATATCCGCGACGCGCAGGGCCGGCACAGCCTCGACCCTGATCTTTACAAGGATTTGCTTGCGCGCTTGGACCAGGCATTGCCGGGCTGGTTTGTTCAGGTTACGAGCGAGAGTGCAGGCAGGTACTCTGCTGCGGATCAAAGGAACCTGATTGAGGTTTTGCGCCCGAAATCAGTTTCGGTTGCGATCCGCGAGTTTATTCCGGATCCTGACGATCTGACAAAGGCCCGGCAAAGCTATCACCGGGCGCGCGAAAACGACGTCAGGATCCAGCATATCTGCTACTCGCAGACAGATCTAAATTGGCTCACCCAGCTCATTGAGAACGGGACAATCCCGGGAAACACCCATCAGGTGCAACTTGTCCTGGGCTCATATGACGGCAGCAGGAAAAGTCGGGCCGAAGACATCGAGGAGTTCATCGACCCGATGCTTGCGTTGAAAGGATCGCACGCATTCGACTGGATGCTTTGCGCTTTCGGACACCAGGAAACCGAATGTCTTTTGACGGCACTCAAGCTTGGCGGCAAGGCCAGGATAGGGTTCGAAAACTCACTTTGGAATCGGGATGGGTCCCTTGCCAAAAACAACGCTGAACGCGTGGAAGAACTTGTGTCGCTTGCCGCGGCCGAAGGGATCGGAGTTTGA